A single region of the Theileria annulata chromosome 4, complete sequence, *** SEQUENCING IN PROGRESS *** genome encodes:
- a CDS encoding uncharacterized protein (Tap349h10.p1c.cand.21 - score = 12.50;~Signal peptide predicted for TA09050 by SignalP 2.0 HMM (Signal peptide probability 1.000, signal anchor probability 0.000) with cleavage site probability 0.978 between residues 17 and 18), with amino-acid sequence MKFVILALLALASGLHAEKLDLKELKFVLFGKHGEGTKVTFTAGTCPLNLPATVFLHKTFKKGEHFFTWVRPVHGKVDEVVCGTHAVWKAAVGEVLLDLHFVGKPAGDKFVHLELLHPAVGSHHVFFKFAADGKLAGVLGMAAFVVGVHGLVAELPALEGLPAHPLVHALAAHAAHLAHHGSHAALSDVGGLVVA; translated from the coding sequence ATGAAGTTTGTTATATTAGCTTTACTTGCTTTGGCATCTGGTCTCCATGCCGAGAAATTAGACCTCAAGGAATTGAAGTTTGTCCTTTTTGGAAAGCATGGTGAAGGTACTAAAGTCACTTTTACTGCTGGTACATGTCCACTCAATCTTCCCGCCACTGTATTCCTTCACAAGACCTTTAAGAAGGGTGAACATTTCTTCACATGGGTTAGACCAGTACATGGTAAGGTTGATGAGGTAGTATGTGGAACACATGCTGTTTGGAAGGCTGCTGTTGGTGAAGTACTTCTTGACTTGCACTTTGTAGGTAAACCTGCTGGTGATAAGTTTGTCCACCTGGAACTTCTTCACCCAGCTGTAGGTTCTCATCATGTATTCTTCAAATTCGCCGCTGACGGTAAACTTGCTGGTGTTCTTGGTATGGCAGCCTTTGTAGTTGGTGTTCATGGATTAGTCGCTGAACTTCCTGCTCTTGAAGGGCTTCCTGCACATCCACTTGTACATGCATTGGCCGCTCATGCTGCACATCTTGCCCATCATGGTTCCCATGCTGCACTCAGTGACGTTGGTGGTCTTGTCGTTGcctaa
- a CDS encoding uncharacterized protein (Tap349h10.p1c.cand.19 - score = 11.47): MNNDRDQHTSPPVMCKNNCGFCGSPANENYCSKCYREHLKRKSLLVNTTVTVTGPTDTSNGPDTSTVGTMSTGTDGTTSTNTGTVGASTVTDTVTEENDTNVKIEENIENRCNICKKMVGLLGFSCRCGNVFCSLHRQANVHNCQFDYKSYNRIQLERKSVKVVADKLERI, encoded by the exons ATGAATAACGATCGAGATCAACATACg aGTCCACCTGTTATGTGTAAGAATAATTGTGGATTTTGTGGTAGTCCTgctaatgaaaattattgttCAAAATGTTATCGTGAACATCTTAAACGTAAATCGCTATTAGTCAATACTaccgttacggtgactggtccTACGGATACAAGTAATGGACCTGATACTAGTACTGTAGGTACTATGAGTACTGGTACTGATGGAactactagtactaatactGGTACCGTaggagcaagcaccgtaacggacaccgtaacggaagaaaATGATACAAATGTTAAGATAGAAGAAAATATTGAGAATAGATGTAATATATGTAAGAAAATGGTTGGATTATTAGGATTCTCTTGTCGTTGTGGTAATGTATTTTGTAGTCTACATAGACAAGCAAATGTTCATAATTGTCaatttgattataaaaGTTATAATCGAATTCAACTTGAACGTAAATCCGTCAAAGTCGTTGCCGACAAATTAGAACGAATTTAA
- a CDS encoding uncharacterized protein (1 probable transmembrane helix predicted for TA09160 by TMHMM2.0 at aa 84-106) encodes MVKSGINVLGKQWWGRSHFRIGSRTQPRPNKGFKLFTNNSIHKTVEYFRWWKRIRRGNLAFFRSSKFERIEENLFPLTRSIFDIYFFLANLVNYYSFFKLFLLNMIYFSVIK; translated from the exons atggtGAAAAGTGGAATAAATGTGTTAGGAAAGCAATGGTGGGGAAGGAGTCATTTTAGAATAGGAAGTAGAACACAACCAAGACCAAATAAaggatttaaattatttacaaataattcTATACACAAAACTGTTGAATATTTCAG ATGGTGGAAAAGAATACGTAGAGGTAATTTAGCTttt TTTAGGAGCAGCAAATTTGAGAGGattgaggaaaatttatttcctctaacccgatcaatttttgacatttatttttttctagCTAATctagttaattattattcattttttaagTTATTTCTATTGAATATGATATATTTTAGTGTTATCAAGTGA
- a CDS encoding prefoldin subunit, putative: MDYEVSEEDHKKIIEFSLLHNKKLNLEQKLKLLKHEKNLLNDAQDEIIISLNTPLFHIGECFMKLTDEELELELKDKSEKLDTEIEKLTNSLQENIKESSNLKAQLYNKFGNRINLDS, encoded by the exons ATGGATTATGAAGTTAGTGAAGAAGATCATAAGAAGATAATAGAATTTAGTCTTCTACATAATAAAAAACTTAATTTagaacaaaaattaaaattattaaaacatgaaaaaaatttattaaatgatgctcaagatgaaattattatttctttaaataCACCATTATTTCATATTG GAGAATGTTTTATGAAATTGACTGATGAGGAATTGGAATTGGAATTGAAGGACAAGAGTGAGAAATTAGATACTGAAATTGAGAAATTAACCAATAGTTTAcaagaaaatattaaagaatCTTCTAACTTAAAGGCACaactttataataaatttggtaATCGCATTAATCTTGATTCTTAA
- a CDS encoding uncharacterized protein (Tap349h10.p1c.cand.18 - score = 16.44) yields MEFEDLNNTFLYINNPFVYPFYSNNTIEFDNTNFDLNSICYDNFNFTNIWINKYHNIMFCGTFDYLHFGHKLLLLSAYLSCKKKLSIGISTGNLLKNKSNSHKIQHISKRINYLNYYLNLLIHNIPVTVLGPTDSTTTEVNTNTEGTSNTNSTEDSKDSGTVGPSTVTQGKGANSTAMECTSDINGINIDGIILDYNIDFNIFDYEQTSNTMETSNTMETPNPMETSNTMETSNTMEIPNPLETPNPLETPNPLETPNTPEINPNIDFVSNLKFSSLSTTTVDLEIFELEDIIGPSCIIKEKFGLLVTPEIINNALKINLQRKQFNLIQWDLITIGLVCYYYNNNYIKLSSTTIRNL; encoded by the exons atggaatttgaagatttaaataatacatttttatatataaataatccATTTGTTTATCCTTtttattctaataatactattgaatttgataatacaaattttgatttaaattctatttgttatgataatttcaattttacaaatatttggattaataaatatcatAACATTATGTTTTGtg gtacatttgattatttacattttggacataaattattattattatcagCATATTTGTCTTgtaaaaaaaaattatctatTGGTATATCTACtggaaatttattaaaaaataaatcaaattcaCATAAAATACAACATATTTCTAAACGAATTAATtatcttaattattatcttaatttacttattcataatattcccgttacggtgcttggtccaacaGACAGTACAACCACTGAGgttaatactaatactgaGGGAACTAgtaatactaatagtactgaGGATAGTAAGGATAGTGGTACCGTaggaccaagcaccgtaactcagggaaagggagctaattctacagctatggagtgtactagtgatattaatggtattaatattgatgGTATCATATTGGATTATAATatagattttaatatatttgattatgAACAAACTTCAAATACTATGGAAACTTCAAATACTATGGAAACACCAAATCCTATGGAAACTTCAAATACTATGGAAACTTCAAATACTATGGAAATTCCCAATCCTTTGGAAACACCAAATCCTTTGGAAACACCAAATCCTTTGGAAACTCCAAATACTCCTGAAATAAATCCCAATATTGATTTTGTCAgtaatctaaaattttcctctctaTCAACCACTACTGTGGATTTGGAAATATTTGAATTAGAAGATATAATAGGACCAtcatgtataataaaagaaaaattTGGATTATTAGTAACACcagaaattataaataatgcattaaaaattaatttacaaagaaaacaatttaatttaatacaatGGGATCTTATTACTATAGGACTTGtatgttattattataataataattacatTAAACTTTCTTCAACAACTATTAGAAATCTTTAA
- a CDS encoding signal peptidase, putative (1 probable transmembrane helix predicted for TA08609 by TMHMM2.0 at aa 9-31;~Signal anchor predicted for TA08609 by SignalP 2.0 HMM (Signal peptide probability 0.174, signal anchor probability 0.632) with cleavage site probability 0.067 between residues 33 and 34), with translation MMNFLSRSYSVLHAGAMIGLIALFLNYYTGVNLRTNKHMIGDVKHIKTHELTLDKSKVDRALIELNMRYDLRGAFDWSTHMIFIYVTANYITNRHERSEVIIFDKIINNKSEAYQPSINIFAKYFLYDFGRSLRNRDISLKFFYELVPIGGFIKQYQLSHNKFTMPKQYTQSS, from the exons aTGATGAATTTTTTGTCTAGAAGTTATTCAGTATTACATGCTGGTGCTATGATAGGATTAATAgcattatttttaaattattatactgGTGTTAATTTACGTACTAATAAACATATGATTGGTGATGTTAAACATATCAAAACACATGAACTTACACTTGATAAATCtaaa GTTGATAGAGCATTAATAGAATTGAATATGAGATATGATTTAAGAGGAGCATTTGATTGGAGTACACATatgatatttatatatgtaacagcaaattatataacaaatCGTCATGAAAGAAGTgaagtaataatatttgataaaataataaataataaatcagaAGCTTATCAACcatcaattaatatttttgctaaatattttctttaCGATTTTGGTAGATCACTTAGAAATCGTGATATTAGTCTTAAATTCTTTTATGAATTAGTACCAATTGGTGGATTCATTAAACAATATCAACTCTCACATAATAAATTCACTATGCCAAAACAATATACACAATCatcttaa
- a CDS encoding uncharacterized protein (1 probable transmembrane helix predicted for TA08830 by TMHMM2.0 at aa 89-111), translating into MNIILYDMKLCKLLEKLEDLRINYINIRPKHLNRCKKCILCNLEENIIKISKLICNLLNFNIKNLIIYLKFDKLQFIQSTITLNYIKSLYSSIITQYLLLYNVILYLIPLIYLN; encoded by the coding sequence atgaatataatattgtatgatatgaaattatgtaaattattagagaAATTAGAAGATTTAAggataaattatataaatataagaCCTAAACATTTGAATCgttgtaaaaaatgtattttatgtaatttggaagaaaatataataaaaatatcaaaattaatttgtaatttattaaattttaatataaaaaatttaataatttatcttaaatttgataaattacaatttatacaatCGACCATTACacttaattatatcaaatcACTTTATTCATCAATTATTACACAATatcttttattatacaatgTAATACTATAcctaatacccttaatttACCTTAATTAG
- a CDS encoding uncharacterized protein (Tap349h10.p1c.cand.20 - score = 19.78): MTNKIFNYKNFESFLTMNGENHSFDHNDEADYLLSNINSPKNSTLINNTLLNNNRYEGWIGQNPLYKFPNENTHWDNNLNENTHEILLKYLNSVNFDRNTQTFDDCKFLDYILNDNVFPPNYIRLLFNLHLNYLLKENKIDNLNDVTKSFEKLKFTESKLNLPDSKFNLPDSKFNLPEPISKLSESKLNLSDSKLNLPETKLNLSEQITKLPETNTKFDTNTKYENSTKYENGTNTKYETGVRGRLLGFEDLRVEKDDYSSYIMEGTGTILKIIEASQLWLNHTSSEKIPLKIKKQFTKNDNFVILIKKQFTHY; encoded by the exons ATgacaaataaaatatttaattataagaATTTTGAAAGTTTTTTAACAATGAATGGGGAGAATCATTCATTTGATCATAATGATGAAGCTGATTATTTACTCTCCAATATCAATTCACCTAAAAATTCAACACTCataaataatacattaCTTAACaa TAATAGATATGAAGGTTGGATAGGACAGAATccattatataaatttccAAATGAAAATACACATTgggataataatttgaatgaaaatacacatgaaatattattaaaatatcttAATAGTGTTAATTTTGATAGAAATACACAAACTTTTGATGATTGTAAATTTCTCGATTATATACTCAATGATAATGTATTTCCACCTAACTACATtagattattatttaatttacacCTTAATTACTTA ttgaaagaaaataaaattgataatttaaatgatgttacaaaatcatttgaaaaattaaaattcaCAGAATCTAAACTTAATTTACCCgattcaaaatttaatctaccagattcaaaatttaatcTACCCGAACCAATCTCAAAGTTATCAGAATCAAAACTTAATCTATCAGATTCAAAACTCAATTTACCAGAGACTAAGCTAAATTTATCAGAACAAATTACTAAGTTACCAGAGACTAATACTAAATTTGACACTAATACTAAGTATGAAAATAGTACTAAGTATGAGAAtggtactaatactaagtATGAAACGGGTGTTAGAGGAAGATTATTGGGATTTGAAGATTTGAGAGTTGAGAAGGATGATTATTCTTCTTATATAATGGAAGGTACTGGTACGATATTGAAGATAATTGAAGCTAGTCAACTTTGGTTAAATCATACGAGTTCAGAGAAAATCCCACTCAAAATCAAGAAACAATTCACTAAAAATGATAACTTTGTCATTctaattaaaaaacaattcacacattattaa
- a CDS encoding SfiI-subtelomeric fragment related protein family member, putative (Tap349h10.p1c.C.cand.211 - score = 19.47;~1 probable transmembrane helix predicted for TA09140 by TMHMM2.0 at aa 7-28;~Signal peptide predicted for TA09140 by SignalP 2.0 HMM (Signal peptide probability 0.958, signal anchor probability 0.042) with cleavage site probability 0.798 between residues 24 and 25), producing MKKSNRLTYAVSSVLLLLVCGVSAGILVKINFFPTDSVAKSTTRLVGSANSPESKSVVEMVDLDLNKRTLTNFKYYENSFGVKFVVKNGFGIRRIFDSTKPFEMIYSSDDPLEYATQVTVNNSFKPFETNVMVLLSNNKVILRRQSVYNFFEDSGLDLNFSKLKFYNSKNHELDSKKFMPNLYNLSYGYQFTHTHTYTNTHTNKVNEEFVTKIEFNGRVVYNYNDDVNFGILSGVYYDFMKNSFFLVNTGNETKELVFGKYKFLELKLQREDKKLVEKGYLASPGTVFNKVFDGENLVWSSEEPNESAVKVLVKMKSDVEMLGIIMQNGTFLLFQNSDNKWDNITQRLLYTQLTH from the coding sequence atgaagaaatCAAATAGGTTGACTTATGCTGTTTCTTCAGTTTTATTACTTTTGGTGTGTGGAGTCTCTGCTGGGATCCTGGTCAAGATTAACTTCTTCCCAACAGATTCCGTTGCCAAAAGTACCACTCGTTTGGTTGGTAGTGCTAATTCTCCAGAGTCTAAGAGTGTTGTAGAAATGGTGGACCTAGACCTGAACAAGAGGACATTAACtaactttaaatattatgaaaataGTTTTGGAGTAAAATTCGTAGTTAAAAATGGCTTTGGAATTAGGAGAATCTTTGATTCCACTAAACCGTTTGAAATGATCTATTCCAGTGATGATCCTCTAGAATATGCCACTCAAGTTACGGTGAATAATTCGTTTAAACCATTTGAAACTAACGTAATGGTATTActttctaataataaagtaATATTACGACGTCAATCAGTTTACAATTTCTTTGAGGATTCTGGacttgatttaaatttctcaaaattaaaattttataattccAAAAATCATGAATTAGATTCCAAAAAATTTATGCCAAATCTTTATAATCTTTCATATGGTTATCAATTTACCCATACCCACACTTACACCAACACCCATACTAACAAGGttaatgaagaatttgTGACGAAAATAGAGTTTAATGGACGAGtagtttataattataacgACGATGTAAATTTTGGAATACTTTCAGGAGTTTATTATgattttatgaaaaattcatttttcttGGTAAATACTGGAAATGAAACAAAAGAGTTGGTATTTGGTAAGTATAAATTCttggaattaaaattacaaagAGAAGATAAGAAGTTAGTTGAAAAAGGTTACTTAGCATCTCCTGGTACAGTGTTTAACAAAGTTTTTGATGGAGAGAATTTGGTATGGAGTTCAGAAGAACCTAATGAATCTGCAGTTAAAGTTCTAGTGAAGATGAAATCAGATGTAGAAATGCTTGGAATAATCATGCAGAATGGTACATTCTTACTCTTCCAAAATTCTGATAACAAATGGGATAATATCACACAACGATTACTCTATACACAacttacacattaa
- a CDS encoding bacterial histone-like protein, putative (Tap349h10.p1c.C.cand.213 - score = 10.03;~Apicoplast targetting peptide predicted by the PlasmoAP tool;~Signal peptide predicted for TA08715 by SignalP 2.0 HMM (Signal peptide probability 0.927, signal anchor probability 0.070) with cleavage site probability 0.455 between residues 27 and 28), with protein sequence MFTYTNSFLLLIIIICLTVESFKLIESQPQLTTTFSNKYTFVTPMFTHKLNTKLYAKNDNKRQVYNKRDIVSEVGEKLNKTQKEVGQVVDEFLSSIKRHLSNDSEVSLSKFGVFKNSLRGERRMRNLQTGEIFTAKPVHVPTLRFYDTFKAELNDKLKSKDKRNYSSYKY encoded by the exons atgtttacatatacaaattcatttttattattaataattataatctGTTTAACAGTAgaatcttttaaattaattgaatcTCAACCACAACTTACTACAACATTTTCAAACAAATACACATTTGTCACTCCAATGTTTACACATAAACTCAATACTAAATTATACGccaaaaatgataataaacgACAg gtatataataaaagagATATAGTAAGTGAAGTTGGTGAGAAATTGAATAAGACTCAGAAAGAAGTTGGTCAAGTAGTAGatgaatttttatcatctaTAAAACGTCATTTATCAAATGATTCTGAAGTAAGTTTATCGAAGTTTGGTGTGTTTAAGAACAGTTTACGTGGTGAACGTAGAATGAGGAATCTACAAACTGGTGAAATCTTTACTGCTAAACCAGTACATGTACCTACATTAAGATTCTATGATACTTTCAAAGCTGAACTTAATGATAAACTCAAATCTAAAGATAAACGCAATTATTCTTcatacaaatattaa
- a CDS encoding uncharacterized protein (Tap349h10.p1c.cand.22 - score = 10.54), with amino-acid sequence MNNVEKLIVIGKSGIHLLDSNGRIDQTISNESMISDVNGCVISKNKLCISLLEKAKLIFISQDQIFRASVPELMTSIECSNEGEILYCGSKSGKLYVWNMRDGNLLYCEQIFYNEVTDLKLDELESSLLLSSSNGDLTLIKLIDLFTNNLKLLHFLGHTTHILSVSNYIPIFNLNQLVKYCVG; translated from the exons ATGAATAATGTTGAAAAGTTGATTGTAATTGGTAAATCTGGAATACATCTTTTAGATTCTAATGGTAGAATTGATCAAACAATTTCTaat GAGAGTATGATAAGTGATGTGAATGGATGTGTTATATCAAAGAATAAGTTATGTATTTCATTATTAGAAAAAGcaaaattgatttttataTCTCAAGATCAAATTTTTAGAGCTTCAGTTCCTGAATTG atGACATCTATTGAATGTTCTAATGAAGgtgaaatattatattgtgGTTCTAAATCTGGTAAACTCTACGTTTGGAAT atGAGAGATGgtaatttgttatattgtgaacaaatattttataatgaaGTGACTGATTTGAAGTTGGATGAACTTGAGAGTTCACTCTTACTATCTTCTTCAAATGGTGATTTAACTCTTATTAAACTCATTGATCTTTTcactaataatttgaaacTTTTACATTTTCTCGGACATACTACACATATTCTTTCTGTATCCAATTATATTCCAATATTCAATCTAAATCAACTGGTTAAATATTGTGTAGGTTAG
- a CDS encoding uncharacterized protein (6 probable transmembrane helices predicted for TA09155 by TMHMM2.0 at aa 27-49, 514-536, 549-571, 586-608, 637-659 and 674-696;~Signal anchor predicted for TA09155 by SignalP 2.0 HMM (Signal peptide probability 0.000, signal anchor probability 0.987) with cleavage site probability 0.000 between residues -1 and 0) codes for MDTDSINSNSVELEITSLEGVSLRRKFFFYFFLSVVFVFFFIINFLPYNDPDNINFYNLSLINSYYHGTYSICLNTSNTTTKDTTMNTNNTNSTVDTTMNTNNTNSTVDTTKNTTGTNTGAVGPSTVTKDTKECIDGLMDMIILLKDVNLDGFYRIYVGLLFETDYQGKWYQFWKNKHFFSSRHKNSNIIISLSNLIYIAPNTLNSSLNNIYFNDFIPNFINTNSIKGNLINKGNPINKVNLIKNDGISIINNGKLINSIRLNTWNEFSHLGNIHNFNLIIRLFNSMSMSNGMGTSDKSTSGMDNPMTNPTVSTMDSTMDSMDNMDRKISSRDLDEFYLINMRKYVQNEYEHIANFDISLYNPFSIFSTHNFFNTKTTIDDNIDDINYLLNNNNTEVNNVEVKIIDNINGNNNILIDYFNPIQLLHTNTHSKQPPDSQHTSLDNEHTSMNNQLKSPDNQLKSPDNQLKSPDNQHTSMNNQYTTRNYEKIEGELYSNDVDIRIKMKCIEKDMSILSRGINIIYILYIIKSLIEVLLYNKQFKAINSQSEYNRISIMTISLMTFQEVFEIFLLLFHSNIFFSNLIYFTLVLFLKFFLLTVIQHSFIILIWRSSHSYQIRQGWNTLQKSFNVWNGQKNSLNYFFILVMIVLKMLVPFYIFYFKDNVFNFDRFDGDNINTNATLVYIILLLSLLQIVIILIQRLYGARYLFNWPILPKIYSYMRPWTKIMQDDLQQCNICMYQILYSNK; via the exons atggATACTGATAGTATAAATAGTAATAGTGTAGAATTGGAAATAACAAGTTTAGAAGGTGTAAGTTTAAGAAGAAAGttttttttttattttttcctctCGGTAGTTTTTGTTTtctttttcattattaattttctacCATACAATGATCctgataatattaatttttataatctATCACTAATTAATTCTTATTATCATGGTACATATTCCATTTGTCTCAACACTTctaatactactactaaggatactactATGAATACTAAcaatactaatagtactgtGGATACTACTATGAATACTAAcaatactaatagtactgtGGATACTACTAAGAATACTACTGGTACTAATACTGGTGCcgttggaccaagcaccgttactaAGGATACAAAAGAATGTATAGATGGTTTAATGGatatgataatattattgaaagATGTAAATTTGGATGGTttttatagaatatatgttggtttattatttgaaacTGATTATCAAGGTAAATGGTatcaattttggaaaaATAAACATTTCTTCTCCTCTAGGCATAAAAATTCCAATATCATCATCtcattatcaaatttaatatatatcGCACCAAATACTTTAAATAGTAgtctaaataatatttatttcaatgattttataccaaattttattaatacaaattcAATTAAGGGGAATCTAATTAATAAGGGGAATCCAATTAACAAGGTAAATCTAATTAAGAATGATGGAatatcaataataaataatggtaaattaataaatagtataaGATTAAATACTTGGAATGAATTTTCACATTTAGgtaatatacataattttaatcttaTAATAAGATTATTCAATAGTATGAGTATGAGTAATGGTATGGGAACTAGTGATAAGAGTACTAGTGGTATGGATAATCCTATGACTAATCCCACAGTTAGTACTATGGATAGTACTATGGATAGTATGGATAATATGGATAGAAAAATATCGAGTAGAGATTTGgatgaattttatttaataaatatgagGAAATATGTACAAAATGAATATGAACATATTGcaaattttgatatatCACTTTATAATCCATTTTCTATCTTCTCAACACATAATTTCTTCAATACCAAAACTACTATTGatgataatattgatgatattaattatctactcaataataataatacag AAGTGAATAATGTTGAAGTTAAGATTatagataatattaatggtaataataatatattaatagattattttaatcctatacaattattacaTACTAATACCCATTCCAAACAACCACCCGATAGTCAACATACATCACTGGATAATGAACATACATCTATGAATAATCAACTTAAATCTCCTGATAATCAACTTAAATCTCCTGATAATCAACTTAAATCTCCTGATAATCAACATACATCTATGAATAATCAATATACTACACGgaattatgaaaaaatagaAGGAGaattatatagtaatgATGTGGatataagaataaaaatgaaatgtATAGAGAAAGATATGAGTATATTATCACGtggtataaatataatatatatattatatataataaagaGTTTAATAGaagtattattatataataaacaatttaaagCTATAAATTCACAATCAGAATATAATCGAATAAGTATTATGACAATTAGTTTAATGACATTTCAAGAAgtttttgaaattttctTACTCTTGTTTCAttcaaatattttcttttccaatttaatttattttactcttgtgctttttttaaaattctttcTACTTACTGTTATACAACatagttttattattcttatttGGCGTTCTAGTCATTCTTATCAAATTAGACAAGGATGGAATACATTACAAAAATCtttta ATGTCTGGAATGGACAGAAAAATTCTTTAAACTATTTCTTCATATTGGTAATGATTGTATTGAAAATGTTAGTACCATTTTATATCTTCTATTTCAAAGATAATGTCTTTAATTTTGATCGATTTGATGGTgacaatattaatacaaatgCTACacttgtatatataatattattattatctttattacaaattgttataattttaatacaaaGGTTATATGGTGCCagatatttattcaattgGCCAATATTACCTAAAATTTATTCTTACATGAGACCATGGACTAAAATCATGCAAGATGATTTACAACAATGTAATATTTGTATgtatcaaattttatattccaATAAGTAA
- a CDS encoding uncharacterized protein (Tap349h10.p1c.cand.17 - score = 6.84) → MGMECTSGKGANFMGMECTSGKGANFMVTECTSGKGANFTAMECTMGKGAKKVYT, encoded by the coding sequence atgggtatggagtgtactagtggaaagggagctaattttatgggtatggagtgtactagtggaaagggagctaattttatggttacggagtgtactagtggaaagggagctaattttacagctatggagtgtactatgggaaagggagctaaaaAAGTGTATACCTAA